The following coding sequences lie in one Apium graveolens cultivar Ventura chromosome 3, ASM990537v1, whole genome shotgun sequence genomic window:
- the LOC141710725 gene encoding LOW QUALITY PROTEIN: isoeugenol synthase 1-like (The sequence of the model RefSeq protein was modified relative to this genomic sequence to represent the inferred CDS: deleted 1 base in 1 codon): MSCEKSKIIIFGGTGYLGTYMVKASLSAGHPTYVYVRPVKPHHHHHPSKLQLLEDFESMGVTIFQGELDEHEKLVEVLRQVDIVIVTFGVPLVIEQLKIIRAMKEAGNIKRFIPSEFGNEVDRISPLPPFQACCDKKKLIRRAAEQSGIPYTFVSANSFGAYFVNFLLHPHDEKLKKVTIYGTGEAKFGCNYEKDIAAYTVKAAIDPRAENGLIIYRLPKNVITQLDLISRWEKKTGRAMEKTYVPEKEMVKLSQSLPFPEAVGTAVFHSILVKGEQMNYELKEDDLDAVELYPDYNYTTVDQLLDIFMVDPPKPGIAAFE, from the exons ATGAGTTGCGAGAAGAGTAAGATAATAATATTCGGAGGAACTGGATATTTGGGCACGTACATGGTCAAGGCAAGT CTTTCAGCTGGTCATCCTACGTATGTTTATGTTCGCCCTGTGAaacctcatcatcatcatcatccttCCAAGCTTCAGCTCCTTGAGGATTTTGAATCCATGGGAGTTACCATTTTTCAG GGAGAATTGGATGAACATGAAAAGCTCGTGGAGGTGCTCCGTCAAGTTGATATTGTTATTGTAACGTTCGGAGTGCCTTTGGTCATTGAACAACTCAAAATTATAAGAGCCATGAAAGAAGCTGGCAACATTAAG AGATTTATCCCTTCAGAATTTGGAAATGAGGTGGATAGAATTAGTCCACTTCCACCATTTCAAGCATGTTGTGACAAGAAGAAGCTCATCAGAAGAGCAGCTGAACAATCTGGAATACCGTATACTTTTGTTTCTGCTAATTCATTTGGAGCTTATTTTGTTAACTTTTTGCTTCATCCTCACGATGAAAAGCTGAAAAAAGTTACCATCTATGGAACTGGTGAAGCCAAGT TTGGATGCAACTACGAAAAAGACATAGCAGCATATACTGTGAAAGCTGCAATCGATCCACGAGCAGAAAACGGTTTAATTATCTACAGGCTACCCAAAAATGTAATCACGCAGTTAGATTTGATTTCACGCTGGGAGAAAAAAACTGGACGTGCCATGGAAAAGACCTACGTTCCCGAGAAAGAAATGGTCAAGCTCTCACAAT CATTGCCCTTTCCGGAAGCCGTGGGAACTGCTGTgtttcatagcatcttggtaaAGGGTGAGCAGATGAACTATGAACTGAAAGAGGATGACTTGGACGCCGTGGAGCTTTATCCTGACTACAACTACACAACCGTTGATCAACTTCTTGATATCTTTATGGTTGATCCACCTAAGCCTGGCATTGCTGCTTTTGAGTAG